The Rhopalosiphum maidis isolate BTI-1 chromosome 1, ASM367621v3, whole genome shotgun sequence genome has a segment encoding these proteins:
- the LOC113548540 gene encoding uncharacterized protein LOC113548540 encodes MPKIKKSINDENKCPSKITVNKRSKSVFKFDMKRILKERQAEGEFWKRHADLDKEMKVVDDLFQAEVNNTIKHNDKCPIVLPTVGYIIFDRSKYNMNFENKSDMIESYSLQLLLMSIEKNELKATIIFNNLMKSNWSPVFKDVQYIFSNWGADLDSLTNSSLLKCQINDCEKIGRHNFELVINFIAYNILKNNKKISDDELLTLAQYIVKISFDNHCGQMINVIKRLFSACIETALQENDDTSIIAFAQALYSQYNYKLLKMVVDLFLPLEGNTMKKIYTYLTFKLFKSLLEKTNNIKSFPSNINEWFVQDLVNKEFFNKKPKRLLYRLIRLLEHVVIVFDLYQDEKKLSDMYDFLNYVIKPTGLSDSLKLVNILDQWRLRLFRLHVNRKNSLL; translated from the exons aagaaaagtaTTAATGATGAAAACAAATGCCCAAGTAAAATTACTGTTAATAAAAGAAGTAAATCAGTTTTCAAATTTGATATGAAAAGAATTCTAAAAGAAAGACAAGCTGAAGGTGAATTTTGGAAAAGACATGCTGATCTTGATAAAGAGATGAAAGTTGTAGACGATTTGTTTCAAGCAGAAGTAAACAATACtattaaacataatgataaatgTCCTATTGTATTACCAACagttggttatattatatttgaccgctctaagtataatatgaattttgaaaacaaatctgATATGATAGAATCATATTCACTACAGCTACTTCTAAtgtcaatagaaaaaaatgaacttaaagctaccattatttttaataatctgaTGAAATCAAATTGGTCACCAGTATTTAAg gatgttcaatatattttttcaaactggGGAGCTGATTTGGATTCATTGACTAATAGTTCactattaaaatgtcaaattaacGATTGTGAGAAAATTGGAAGGCACAATTTTGAACtagtaataaatttcatagcttataatatactgaaaaataataaaaaaattagtgatGATGAACTACTAACATTAGCCCAGTATATTGTCAAAATATCTTTTGATAACCATTGTGGACAaatgataaatgttataaaaagattatttagTGCTTGCATCGAAACTGCATTACAAGAAAATGATGATACTTCCATTATAGCATTTGCTCAAGCATTGTATTCGCAGTATAACTATAAGCTTTTAAAGATGGTTGTTGATTTGTTCCTACCTTTAGAAGGaaatactatgaaaaaaatatatacttatttaacatTCAAACTATTCAAGTCACTTCTAGAAAAAACCAACAACATAAAATCATTTCCatctaatattaatgaatg GTTTGTTCAAGATTTGGTAAATAAagagtttttcaataaaaaaccaaaaagatTATTATACCGCCTTATTCGGCTGTTGGAACACGTTGtgattgtttttgatttatatcaagatgaaaaaaaactaagtgaTATGTatgactttttaaattatgtgattAAACCAACTGGATTATCAGATTCTCTTAAGCTTGTTAATATATTGGATCAATGGAGGTTGCGATTATTCCGTTTACATGTAAATCGCAAAAATAGTTTACTCTGA